In Dermacentor silvarum isolate Dsil-2018 chromosome 2, BIME_Dsil_1.4, whole genome shotgun sequence, the following proteins share a genomic window:
- the LOC119443198 gene encoding uncharacterized protein LOC119443198 isoform X1, whose protein sequence is MWAPRPSKPSFVGHLSPPRKGQSFIVGWIGQQILHGSRPTRFLQGEVSVFYGAGRDSTDMGKALSRHCFSGRRDRPSSVESADGELVGPCTGTEPDCPCAIFKKLDALNDRLRSVGLELVEILPGQLSLSWYESPWDSSKLEPATTSQYDARKMAADIQYPSAGGDAQVTAKTEDRMRVLTIVQDVLATHRCVIAVDVAGRMFGAHEDLIRDAITRAGSSLRALRVRSVYHVNQPLVDSLCDAVGSLSRLRELAWTHDKLQRPPCGRLLAFLRTTSTLTSLDLTEVHMPFPHADAFFGALKKNVSLRRLTLSACLVIHDPNETSALLRDYLTSGRCDQLLSLTVRRSCTSHPPSLSAIVDGVCENRSLQDLSVAGFFLGRWNFSVVAKLLNENRTLRRLTLIGTSWFEVFQGSFTSREHWKKRESEAPNGFPRCLRALAVHRSLEQLTVDISTFTINECFSFCEAVRANKTLSAVTLARIRNEDVGAICNVIRKTGTEDRIRLDHAYVLRDGCCENVVEYPALIKNVVLDSENFRDPQMVGEALRLLPQFVQVSSLSLTVVYGQLFSDDDAVRSVVAKFLETSMTLRRLDLRLHMSGPLYGSHEVLLRALARNTSLRTLRIRKTRFTDPEIQLMASAIADSTTLCEFGFFVEDNNRAALEAFLRALEPHFSSNYSMLELNHSAIDECPQYLAVQRVLRRNRALAMRASHYVMGVNRSKRCARALEKVSCGQGVVRTVAEFASIDEYTAAGVVQQALEGLVDMTTFMKAAGVVQENVVCHPLYGEKQGGLRLQLDRLDADSWRHVRRYIRLADIVDTDCYPPL, encoded by the exons ATGTGggcgccaaggccatccaagcCAAGTTTCGTGGGCCATCTTTCGCCGCCGCGAAAAGGACAGTCGTTCATTGTTGGTTGGATTGGACAGCAAAtcctccacg GTTCTCGTCCAACACGTTTTCTGCAAGGAGAGGTCAGCGTATTCTACGGTGCAGGCCGCGATTCCACAGACATGGGAAAAGCACTCAGCCGGCATTGTTTTTCTGGTCGACGCGATCGACCTTCTTCGGTCGAGTCGGCCGATGGCGAATTAGTAGGTCCCTGCACGGGCACTGAGCCAGACTGCCCCTGTGCCATCTTCAAGAAGCTCGACGCGCTCAACGATCGTCTGCGGTCGGTGGGACTCGAACTCGTGGAAATCCTGCCCGGTCAACTGTCCCTCTCGTGGTACGAGTCGCCCTGGGATTCCAGCAAGCTAGAGCCCGCCACAACGTCCCAATACGACGCCCGCAAGATGGCGGCAGACATCCAGTACCCCTCCGCGGGGGGCGACGCCCAGGTCACAGCGAAGACAGAGGACAGAATGCGTGTCCTGACTATAGTCCAAGATGTCCTTGCGACGCACCGCTGCGTCATCGCGGTCGACGTCGCTGGCCGAATGTTCGGCGCTCACGAAGATCTTATCCGCGACGCCATCACACGGGCCGGCTCGTCTCTGAGGGCGCTCAGGGTTCGCTCCGTGTACCACGTGAATCAGCCACTTGTCGACAGCCTCTGCGACGCTGTGGGTTCCCTGAGCCGACTGCGAGAGCTTGCCTGGACCCATGACAAGCTGCAGAGACCTCCTTGCGGCAGGCTCCTGGCCTTCCTGCGGACGACGTCGACGCTGACATCGCTCGACTTGACAGAAGTCCACATGCCTTTTCCACACGCCGATGCGTTCTTTGGAGCTCTCAAGAAAAACGTCAGCTTGAGGAGGTTGACGCTCAGCGCTTGCCTTGTGATCCACGACCCCAACGAGACGAGCGCCCTGCTCCGGGACTACCTGACCAGCGGGCGTTGCGACCAGCTCTTGTCTCTGACGGTGCGCAGGAGCTGCACCAGCCACCCGCCCTCTCTGAGCGCCATCGTGGATGGTGTTTGCGAAAACCGGTCGTTGCAGGACCTGAGCGTCGCGGGATTCTTCCTGGGCCGGTGGAACTTCTCCGTCGTCGCCAAGCTTCTCAACGAGAACCGAACGCTGCGGCGTCTCACGCTCATTGGGACCTCCTGGTTCGAGGTCTTCCAGGGGAGCTTCACATCCCGCGAGCACTGGAAGAAGCGCGAATCCGAGGCACCCAATGGATTCCCTCGATGCCTCCGGGCTTTGGCCGTGCACCGGTCACTGGAGCAGCTCACCGTCGACATCTCCACGTTCACCATAAATGAGTGCTTCTCATTCTGCGAGGCCGTTCGCGCCAACAAGACGCTGAGTGCGGTCACGCTGGCACGGATTCGCAACGAAGACGTGGGAGCCATATGCAACGTCATCCGCAAGACCGGCACCGAAGACCGAATCCGCCTGGACCACGCCTACGTCCTCAGGGACGGCTGTTGTGAAAACGTGGTCGAGTATCCTGCCCTGATAAAGAATGTGGTCCTGGATTCCGAAAACTTCCGGGACCCGCAGATGGTCGGCGAAGCTTTGCGACTGCTGCCCCAATTCGTTCAGGTCAGCTCACTTTCTCTGACAGTGGTCTACGGTCAGCTGTTCAGCGATGACGACGCCGTGCGCTCCGTCGTGGCGAAGTTTCTGGAGACATCGATGACGCTCAGGAGACTGGACCTCAGGCTGCACATGAGCGGACCTCTCTACGGGAGTCACGAAGTCctgctgcgcgcgctcgcgcgGAACACGAGTCTCAGAACGCTTCGGATCCGCAAGACGCGCTTCACCGACCCCGAAATCCAATTGATGGCCTCGGCGATAGCGGACAGCACGACTCTGTGCGAGTTCGGGTTCTTCGTCGAAGACAACAACCGCGCCGCGCTCGAGGCATTCCTCCGTGCATTGGAACCGCATTTCTCTAGCAACTACTCCATGCTGGAGCTCAACCACAGTGCCATTGATGAGTGTCCGCAGTACCTAGCGGTCCAGCGAGTACTGAGGCGCAACCGGGCTCTGGCCATGCGGGCATCGCATTACGTCATGGGCGTCAACCGCAGCAAGCGATGCGCCAGGGCACTGGAGAAGGTGTCCTGTGGTCAAGGCGTGGTCAGGACAGTCGCGGAGTTCGCCTCCATTGACGAATACACAGCGGCCGGTGTTGTTCAGCAGGCCCTGGAAGGGCTCGTCGACATGACCACTTTCATGAAGGCAGCGGGCGTCGTGCAAGAGAATGTGGTCTGTCACCCGCTGTACGGAGAGAAGCAAGGCGGCCTGCGGTTGCAACTGGACCGACTGGATGCAGATAGCTGGCGGCACGTTAGACGGTACATCAGATTGGCTGACATCGTGGACACCGATTGTTATCCACCTCTGTAA
- the LOC119443198 gene encoding uncharacterized protein LOC119443198 isoform X2, with the protein MVQRSALQSIKMRCHAIGTRKLKCSRPTRFLQGEVSVFYGAGRDSTDMGKALSRHCFSGRRDRPSSVESADGELVGPCTGTEPDCPCAIFKKLDALNDRLRSVGLELVEILPGQLSLSWYESPWDSSKLEPATTSQYDARKMAADIQYPSAGGDAQVTAKTEDRMRVLTIVQDVLATHRCVIAVDVAGRMFGAHEDLIRDAITRAGSSLRALRVRSVYHVNQPLVDSLCDAVGSLSRLRELAWTHDKLQRPPCGRLLAFLRTTSTLTSLDLTEVHMPFPHADAFFGALKKNVSLRRLTLSACLVIHDPNETSALLRDYLTSGRCDQLLSLTVRRSCTSHPPSLSAIVDGVCENRSLQDLSVAGFFLGRWNFSVVAKLLNENRTLRRLTLIGTSWFEVFQGSFTSREHWKKRESEAPNGFPRCLRALAVHRSLEQLTVDISTFTINECFSFCEAVRANKTLSAVTLARIRNEDVGAICNVIRKTGTEDRIRLDHAYVLRDGCCENVVEYPALIKNVVLDSENFRDPQMVGEALRLLPQFVQVSSLSLTVVYGQLFSDDDAVRSVVAKFLETSMTLRRLDLRLHMSGPLYGSHEVLLRALARNTSLRTLRIRKTRFTDPEIQLMASAIADSTTLCEFGFFVEDNNRAALEAFLRALEPHFSSNYSMLELNHSAIDECPQYLAVQRVLRRNRALAMRASHYVMGVNRSKRCARALEKVSCGQGVVRTVAEFASIDEYTAAGVVQQALEGLVDMTTFMKAAGVVQENVVCHPLYGEKQGGLRLQLDRLDADSWRHVRRYIRLADIVDTDCYPPL; encoded by the exons atggtgcagaggagcgcactccaaagcatcaaaatgcgtTGCCATGCTATTgggacgagaaaactaaaat GTTCTCGTCCAACACGTTTTCTGCAAGGAGAGGTCAGCGTATTCTACGGTGCAGGCCGCGATTCCACAGACATGGGAAAAGCACTCAGCCGGCATTGTTTTTCTGGTCGACGCGATCGACCTTCTTCGGTCGAGTCGGCCGATGGCGAATTAGTAGGTCCCTGCACGGGCACTGAGCCAGACTGCCCCTGTGCCATCTTCAAGAAGCTCGACGCGCTCAACGATCGTCTGCGGTCGGTGGGACTCGAACTCGTGGAAATCCTGCCCGGTCAACTGTCCCTCTCGTGGTACGAGTCGCCCTGGGATTCCAGCAAGCTAGAGCCCGCCACAACGTCCCAATACGACGCCCGCAAGATGGCGGCAGACATCCAGTACCCCTCCGCGGGGGGCGACGCCCAGGTCACAGCGAAGACAGAGGACAGAATGCGTGTCCTGACTATAGTCCAAGATGTCCTTGCGACGCACCGCTGCGTCATCGCGGTCGACGTCGCTGGCCGAATGTTCGGCGCTCACGAAGATCTTATCCGCGACGCCATCACACGGGCCGGCTCGTCTCTGAGGGCGCTCAGGGTTCGCTCCGTGTACCACGTGAATCAGCCACTTGTCGACAGCCTCTGCGACGCTGTGGGTTCCCTGAGCCGACTGCGAGAGCTTGCCTGGACCCATGACAAGCTGCAGAGACCTCCTTGCGGCAGGCTCCTGGCCTTCCTGCGGACGACGTCGACGCTGACATCGCTCGACTTGACAGAAGTCCACATGCCTTTTCCACACGCCGATGCGTTCTTTGGAGCTCTCAAGAAAAACGTCAGCTTGAGGAGGTTGACGCTCAGCGCTTGCCTTGTGATCCACGACCCCAACGAGACGAGCGCCCTGCTCCGGGACTACCTGACCAGCGGGCGTTGCGACCAGCTCTTGTCTCTGACGGTGCGCAGGAGCTGCACCAGCCACCCGCCCTCTCTGAGCGCCATCGTGGATGGTGTTTGCGAAAACCGGTCGTTGCAGGACCTGAGCGTCGCGGGATTCTTCCTGGGCCGGTGGAACTTCTCCGTCGTCGCCAAGCTTCTCAACGAGAACCGAACGCTGCGGCGTCTCACGCTCATTGGGACCTCCTGGTTCGAGGTCTTCCAGGGGAGCTTCACATCCCGCGAGCACTGGAAGAAGCGCGAATCCGAGGCACCCAATGGATTCCCTCGATGCCTCCGGGCTTTGGCCGTGCACCGGTCACTGGAGCAGCTCACCGTCGACATCTCCACGTTCACCATAAATGAGTGCTTCTCATTCTGCGAGGCCGTTCGCGCCAACAAGACGCTGAGTGCGGTCACGCTGGCACGGATTCGCAACGAAGACGTGGGAGCCATATGCAACGTCATCCGCAAGACCGGCACCGAAGACCGAATCCGCCTGGACCACGCCTACGTCCTCAGGGACGGCTGTTGTGAAAACGTGGTCGAGTATCCTGCCCTGATAAAGAATGTGGTCCTGGATTCCGAAAACTTCCGGGACCCGCAGATGGTCGGCGAAGCTTTGCGACTGCTGCCCCAATTCGTTCAGGTCAGCTCACTTTCTCTGACAGTGGTCTACGGTCAGCTGTTCAGCGATGACGACGCCGTGCGCTCCGTCGTGGCGAAGTTTCTGGAGACATCGATGACGCTCAGGAGACTGGACCTCAGGCTGCACATGAGCGGACCTCTCTACGGGAGTCACGAAGTCctgctgcgcgcgctcgcgcgGAACACGAGTCTCAGAACGCTTCGGATCCGCAAGACGCGCTTCACCGACCCCGAAATCCAATTGATGGCCTCGGCGATAGCGGACAGCACGACTCTGTGCGAGTTCGGGTTCTTCGTCGAAGACAACAACCGCGCCGCGCTCGAGGCATTCCTCCGTGCATTGGAACCGCATTTCTCTAGCAACTACTCCATGCTGGAGCTCAACCACAGTGCCATTGATGAGTGTCCGCAGTACCTAGCGGTCCAGCGAGTACTGAGGCGCAACCGGGCTCTGGCCATGCGGGCATCGCATTACGTCATGGGCGTCAACCGCAGCAAGCGATGCGCCAGGGCACTGGAGAAGGTGTCCTGTGGTCAAGGCGTGGTCAGGACAGTCGCGGAGTTCGCCTCCATTGACGAATACACAGCGGCCGGTGTTGTTCAGCAGGCCCTGGAAGGGCTCGTCGACATGACCACTTTCATGAAGGCAGCGGGCGTCGTGCAAGAGAATGTGGTCTGTCACCCGCTGTACGGAGAGAAGCAAGGCGGCCTGCGGTTGCAACTGGACCGACTGGATGCAGATAGCTGGCGGCACGTTAGACGGTACATCAGATTGGCTGACATCGTGGACACCGATTGTTATCCACCTCTGTAA